The sequence below is a genomic window from Haematobia irritans isolate KBUSLIRL chromosome 3, ASM5000362v1, whole genome shotgun sequence.
atctggggatcggtttatatggggcctgtatataattatgggccgatttcgaccaatttttgcatgggagtttgaggccatatattaacaccacgtaccaaatttaaactgaatcagatgaattttggtcttccaagaggctccggaggtcaaatctgatgataggtttatatgggggctttatataattatggaccgatgtggaccaatttttgcatggttgttagagaccatatactaacaccacgtaccaaatttcagccggatcggatgaaatttgcttctcttagaggcctcgcaagccaaatcgggggatcggtctatatgggggctatatataattatggaccgatgtggaccaatttttgcatggttgttagagaccatatactaacaccatgtcccaaatttcagccggatcggatgatatttgcttctcttagaggcctcgcaagcgaaatcgggggatcggtttatatgggggctatatataattatggaccgatgtggaccaatttttgcatgattgttagagaccatatactaacactgtgtaccaaatttcagccggatcggatgaaatttgcttctcttagaggcctcgaagccaaatttgggggtccgtttatatgggggctatacgtaaaagtggaccgataaggcccatttgcaataccatccgacctacatcaataacaactacttgtgccaagtttcaagtcgatagcttgtttcgttcggaagttagcgtgatttcaacagacggacggacggacggacatgctcagatcgactcagaatttcaccacgacccagaatatatatactttatggggtcttagagcaatatttcgatgtgttacaaacggaatgacaaagttaatatacccccaatcctatggtggagggtataaaaattaataattgaaatttataaattaattaaagaaaattaattaaaaaacaaatattaaattaactaatttgtagtaacattttggtataatttttttatttattttccaatcaatattttcataaaatcgtTTTCTTCCTCACAGATCATTGCCTTTCAGTTCGGCTGGAAGTTTCGAAAATCCTGCATTTATCCAAGAAACATCAAGCATTTACAGCGATCATTATGGTCATACACAAGAGATTCAAGCTGCCTCTGCTGTGGCAATTGCCTCATCGACTCCTCGCCATCCCATTGCGGTTAAGGAGGCTTCCTCACCCAAATTCGATGTACAAGTACGTGTCAAGAAGTCACCACCTCCACCACCGTCACCACAAACATCCGATACCGAAAGTGTGGCTACTCTCCGAAATGATCGCAATAATCTCTCTACCATTATGGAATCTCATGAGGATCGTGAAAGTGTTATAACCATGGAATCACTGCCGGGTCAAGAAGAGACCATGCAAACGCAATTCACCTATACCCCAGACATACATACAGCACCTTATCATACGGAAATTACCATGTTACCACCACCGCAACCTGTGTTCTCCGTGTACACTCGTACCCATCATGAAATGGTCGATGGTCGACCAGAGACTTGGTCTGATTACACCGATGGACCGGCCCTTAGTGAAATTACCGATGTTACGTCAAGAGCTCCTGATTTGCATTCAGTGGCTGAAATGGTCGACAGCACACACTTTGTTGAAACGGAATATATTCCACCAGAGCCTCCAATTGTCATTAAGAAACCACAAATCACCTCACACACTGTGGATGATGTTTACTTGCGTACCATAACCGAGAAGAAGACAATTGAGGATATTGAATCGCATAAACGTAAGGTCACCGAATATAAACCTAAACCCAAGGCCTTGGCTCCTCCAGTGCCGGATCCAACATGGGATGTTAAAATCCGCAACTATCCTACGGAGCGTGAGCAACAACAATGGGAGAACTTTTCAGATATTTCGAGTGTTTCTGGTTTGACTTTGACACCAAAGATGGAAAGATCGGAATTGTCATTGCCACCTATTAAGCCCACAGAACCACCACAACAGATCTATGACAATAAGGAGAAATTGACCAGTCCCCAATTGGTGGGAAATATGAAACCAATTGAATTGCCCCCTGAGGATAAGGCTGTACCCAATTGGGATGTTTTGATACGGATTTTGGAGGAACCAGAAATGTCCGAAGCTGATGATGCTAGCTCTGTCCATTCGAGTGTTCATCCTTTGACACGTTACATTAGCTACGATGACAAGGCCAAATGGAAGGAAATTATAACCACTGAGTCTTCGTTGCGAACCATGCTTACCGAGGCTGTAGTCAAGGAAGATTTCGAGCGTATACGAGCCGATACCAGATATGAAAGAATTTTCGAACCCCAGACCTGGGATGTAATTGTACGCATTTTAGCTCCTCCCTCCGATGATGAGGGTGATGTGGAGATGAGAACTCCAAGACGCAACAAGAAGACCCAACCATGGGATACACGCTCCCGTCGTAGCTCCTTGCCAACTTTGTATGAATACGATAGTGATGGTGGTTCCAGTGTCCGTACCATTCGCAATGACCCTTCTATGCCTATACATCCCAATGCCTTTAACTTGCAAAGATCTCGTCGATCTTCACGTACTTCTTATAACACCGATCATAATGATTTCCGTTCCATGTCTGAAGTCACTGTAGATTTTGGTCGCATGGATAATATGTCAAATGCCAGTTCATATTATCCCATGCAATATGATGACGATGATATGTCGGACAGACGTTCTTTCCATCGTTCCGTAAGTCATCCATCGTTGGCCCGTTCGGGAAGTGAATTCACCGAGCACTGGGCTGCCCCAGATGATTTATCTTCGCCAGAGGGAACTCCCACTGCCTCCAGGTCTCAAAGAATGATTGTGAGTTGATTGAAGGGTGGGAAATATTAGGGATTATGGAATTAATAAaatccttgtttttttttacagaccACTTTCCAACCTAGGGTACCAGCTCCTCCACCACCACCAAGGGCCGGTCGTATGGTAGCTCAAACACAAAGTGAATATGTGGAAACTAGACGTACATCTCAATCCTATCGCACAGGTCCTGATAGCCGACCCAGGGAGTGGTAAATCATTAGGATCAAGGAGGATCATTAATGAAAAAGAGATgtgtgtaaaaaattaaaaagaaaaacatggaAAATTGGACGGCAGGAACCGTCTGattttggaatatatatttAGATCTATTATCTTTCAAACACTCTCTATAACTTTTTCCCCCCAAAACTCTCTTAGATTTTtctctttaaatatttaaaatatttttttttttttcaaacttaaaaagtttggaaattttttggaaatcttttaaattcttaaacattgtttttttaaattttttatactcaATTTATCATACTCCTCATTAGCTTTTATGGAATCTTAAATGCTTCAAAAGCTTGCGAActaacaaatttcgactaaactctATAACGCTTGTTTAACCTAATTAGCTTCTAAAGCTTTATATGTCCTcctaattttcatttcatttcgaaATTCACTGCTAGCAATTTCTTTCTCTATGATACGATAGCTGTAATTTAACACAAGTGCCAATTGactcaaattaaaataaaatatatattttgaatatataACAAATTACAGTATACAATATAATTGAAATACAAAACTACTCTACTGAACAAAACCctgtaaattttccttaaaacataaaattttcccaataggTTTAGTTTAGattgtaatgaaaatattcaaatttcagtttaaaatttatttagtcaaaaagaaaagaaattaatataaaaatgtcataaagTCAAGACCaatgaaatttgtgaaaaaattttactatacaattttttaaaagaaaaa
It includes:
- the pot gene encoding zona pellucida domain protein papillote, translating into MKEFSIKMKAIMALLVISSVQVVYVTAQSNYVQHGDSGNYTTNGLPEEATLDGKVTKLDDISPLIFLNRTKAALNCAAGSMQVDMKFNEPFHGIIQADYDRSSACRVNGKGALSYRLELPLKGCGTLQNPTRVFTNNIIVRFHANLEMDGDEIITIVCRYPPPIPSLPPALPAPILNPIAAGAVVHPPLKGIQILMIICAIMFLTLLLLGLAVSYYCLRSRPIPVVRRLPMSMGSGSEITKLSGSSMGGIGEEVGIKIPRAHAPLAAVHSSSGSEGAILPSDYPSESHSEIEEIVSLPFSSAGSFENPAFIQETSSIYSDHYGHTQEIQAASAVAIASSTPRHPIAVKEASSPKFDVQVRVKKSPPPPPSPQTSDTESVATLRNDRNNLSTIMESHEDRESVITMESLPGQEETMQTQFTYTPDIHTAPYHTEITMLPPPQPVFSVYTRTHHEMVDGRPETWSDYTDGPALSEITDVTSRAPDLHSVAEMVDSTHFVETEYIPPEPPIVIKKPQITSHTVDDVYLRTITEKKTIEDIESHKRKVTEYKPKPKALAPPVPDPTWDVKIRNYPTEREQQQWENFSDISSVSGLTLTPKMERSELSLPPIKPTEPPQQIYDNKEKLTSPQLVGNMKPIELPPEDKAVPNWDVLIRILEEPEMSEADDASSVHSSVHPLTRYISYDDKAKWKEIITTESSLRTMLTEAVVKEDFERIRADTRYERIFEPQTWDVIVRILAPPSDDEGDVEMRTPRRNKKTQPWDTRSRRSSLPTLYEYDSDGGSSVRTIRNDPSMPIHPNAFNLQRSRRSSRTSYNTDHNDFRSMSEVTVDFGRMDNMSNASSYYPMQYDDDDMSDRRSFHRSVSHPSLARSGSEFTEHWAAPDDLSSPEGTPTASRSQRMITTFQPRVPAPPPPPRAGRMVAQTQSEYVETRRTSQSYRTGPDSRPREW